The Macaca fascicularis isolate 582-1 chromosome 1, T2T-MFA8v1.1 genome includes a window with the following:
- the PIK3CD gene encoding phosphatidylinositol 4,5-bisphosphate 3-kinase catalytic subunit delta isoform isoform X5 — MPPGVDCPMEFWTKEENQSVVVDFLLPTGVYLNFPVSRNANLSTIKQLLWHRAQYEPLFHMLSGPEAYVFTCINQTAEQQELEDEQRRLCDVQPFLPVLRLVAREGDRVKKLINSQISLLIGKGLHEFDSLCDPEVNDFRAKMCQFCEEAAARRQQLGWEAWLQYSFPLQLEPSARTWGPGTLRLPNRALLVNVKFEGSEESFTFQVSTKDVPLALMACALRKKATVFRQPLVEQPEDYTLQVNGRHEYLYGSYPLCQFQYICSCLHSGLTPHLTMVHSSSILAMRDEQSNPAPQVQKPRAKPPPIPAKKPFSVSLWSLEQPFCIELIQGSKVNADERMKLVVQAGLFHGNEMLCKTVSSSEVSVCSEPVWKQRLEFDIHICDLPRMARLCFALYAVIEKAKKARSTKKKSKKADCPIAWANLMLFDYKDQLKTGERCLYMWPSVPDEKGELLNPTGTVRSNPNTDSAAALLICLPEVAPHPVYYPALEKILELGRHSECVHVTEEEQLQLREILERRGSGELYEHEKDLVWKLRHEVQEHFPEALARLLLVTKWNKHEDVAQMLYLLCSWPELPVLSALELLDFSFPDCHVGSFAIKSLRKLTSEMHVPSVALRFGLILEAYCRGSTHHMKVLMKQGEALSKLKALNDFVKLSSQKTPKPQTKELMHLCMRQEAYLEALSHLQSPLDPSTLLAEVCVEQCTFMDSKMKPLWIMYSNEEAGSGGSVGIIFKNGDDLRQDMLTLQMIQLMDVLWKQEGLDLRMTPYGCLPTGDRTGLIEVVLRSDTIANIQLNKSNMAATAAFNKDALLNWLKSKNPGEALDRAIEEFTLSCAGYCVATYVLGIGDRHSDNIMIRESGQLFHIDFGHFLGNFKTKFGINRERVPFILTYDFVHVIQQGKTNNSEKFERFRGYCERAYTILRRHGLLFLHLFALMRAAGLPELSCSKDIQYLKDSLALGKTEEEALKHFRVKFNEALRESWKTKVNWLAHNVSKDNRQ, encoded by the exons ATGCCCCCTGGGGTGGACTGCCCCATGGAATTCTGGACCAAGGAGGAGAATCAGAGCGTCGTGGTTGACTTCCTGCTGCCCACAGGGGTCTACCTGAACTTCCCTGTGTCCCGCAATGCCAACCTCAGCACCATCAAGCAG CTGCTGTGGCACCGCGCCCAGTATGAGCCACTCTTCCACATGCTCAGTGGCCCCGAGGCCTATGTGTTCACCTGCATCAACCAGACGGCGGAGCAGCAGGAGCTGGAGGATGAGCAACGGCGTCTGTGCGACGTGCAGCCCTTCCTGCCCGTCCTGCGCCTGGTGGCCCGCGAGGGCGACCGCGTGAAGAAGCTCATCAACTCGCAGATCAGCCTCCTCATCGGCAAAG GCCTCCACGAGTTTGACTCCTTGTGCGACCCAGAAGTGAACGACTTTCGTGCCAAGATGTGCCAGTTCTGCGAGGAGGCGGCCGCCCGCCGGCAGCAGCTGGGCTGGGAGGCCTGGTTGCAGTACAGCTTCCCCCTGCAGCTGGAGCCCTCGGCTCGAACCTGGGGCCCTGGCACCCTGCGGCTCCCAAACCGGGCCCTCCTGGTCAACGTCAAGTTTGAGGGCAGCGAG gaGAGCTTCACCTTCCAGGTGTCCACCAAGGACGTGCCGCTGGCGCTGATGGCCTGTGCCCTGCGGAAGAAGGCCACGGTGTTCCGGCAGCCGCTGGTGGAGCAGCCGGAAGACTACACGCTGCAGGTGAACGGCAGGCATGAGTACCTGTACGGCAGCTACCCGCTCTGCCAGTTCCAG TACATCTGCAGCTGCCTGCACAGTGGGCTGACCCCTCACCTGACCATGGTCCATTCCTCCTCCATCCTCGCCATGCGGGATGAGCAGAGCAACCCTGCCCCCCAGGTCCAGAAACCACGTGCCAAGCCGCCTCCCATTCCTGCAAAGAAG cccttctctgtgtccctgtggtCCCTGGAGCAGCCGTTCTGCATCGAGCTCATCCAGGGCAGCAAAGTGAACGCCGACGAGCGGATGAAG CTGGTGGTGCAGGCAGGGCTTTTCCACGGCAACGAGATGCTGTGCAAGACGGTGTCCAGCTCGGAGGTGAGCGTGTGCTCGGAACCTGTGTGGAAGCAGCGGCTAGAGTTCGACATCCACATCTGCGACCTGCCCCGCATGGCCCGTCTCTGCTTTGCACTGTACGCCGTGATCGAGAAAGCCAAGAAGGCCCGCTCCACCAAGAAGAAGTCCAAGAAGGCG GACTGCCCCATTGCCTGGGCCAACCTCATGCTGTTTGACTACAAGGACCAGCTTAAGACTGGGGAACGCTGTCTCTACATGTGGCCCTCCGTCCCAG ATGAGAAGGGCGAGCTGCTGAACCCCACAGGCACTGTGCGTAGTAACCCCAACACGGATAGCGCCGCCGCCCTGCTCATCTGCCTGCCTGAGGTGGCCCCGCACCCCGTGTACTATCCCGCCCTGGAGAAG ATCTTGGAGCTGGGGCGGCACAGTGAGTGTGTACATGTCACTGAGGAGGAG CAGCTGCAGCTGCGGGAAATCCTGGAGCGGCGGGGGTCTGGGGAGCTGTATGAGCATGAGAAGGACCTGGTGTGGAAGCTGCGGCACGAAGTCCAGGAGCACTTCCCGGAGGCGCTAGCCCGGCTGCTGCTGGTCACCAAGTGGAACAAGCACGAGGATGTGGcccag ATGCTCTACCTGCTGTGCTCCTGGCCGGAGCTGCCTGTCCTGAGCGCCCTGGAGCTGCTGGACTTCAGCTTCCCTGATTGCCACGTAGGCTCCTTTGCCATCAAGTCGCTGCGGAAACTGAC cTCCGAGATGCACGTGCCGTCGGTGGCCCTGCGCTTCGGCCTCATCTTGGAGGCCTACTGCAGGGGCAGCACCCACCACATGAAGGTGCTGATGAAGCAG GGGGAAGCACTGAGCAAACTGAAGGCACTGAACGACTTCGTCAAGCTGAGCTCTCAGAAGACCCCCAAGCCCCAGACGAAGGAGCTGATGCACTTGTGCATGCGGCAGGAGGCCTACCTAGAGGCCCTCTCCCACCTGCAGTCCCCACTCGACCCCAGCACCCTGCTGGCTGAAGTCTG TGTGGAGCAGTGCACCTTCATGGACTCCAAGATGAAGCCCCTGTGGATCATGTACAGCAACGAGGAGGCAGGCAGCGGCGGCAGCGTGGGCATCATCTTTAAGAACGGGGATG ACCTCCGGCAGGACATGCTGACCCTGCAGATGATCCAGCTCATGGACGTCCTGTGGAAGCAGGAGGGGCTGGACCTGAG GATGACCCCCTACGGCTGCCTCCCCACCGGGGACCGCACAGGCCTCATTGAGGTGGTACTCCGCTCAGACACCATTGCCAACATCCAACTCAACAAGAGCAACATGGCAGCCACAGCCGCCTTCAACAAGGATGCCCTGCTCAACTGGCTGAAGTCCAAGAACCCAGG GGAGGCCCTGGATCGAGCCATTGAGGAGTTCACCCTCTCCTGTGCTGGCTACTGTGTGGCCACATACGTGCTGGGCATCGGCGATCGGCACAGCGACAACATCATGATCCGAGAGAGTGGGCAG ctgTTCCACATTGATTTTGGCCACTTTCTGGGGAATTTCAAGACCAAGTTTGGAATCAACCGTGAGCGTGTCCCATTCATCCTCACCTATGACTTTGTCCATGTGATTCAGCAGGGGAAGACTAATAACAGTGAGAAATTTGAAAG GTTCCGGGGCTACTGTGAAAGGGCCTACACCATCCTGCGGCGCCATGGGCTTCTCTTCCTCCACCTCTTTGCCCTGATGCGGGCGGCAGGCCTGCCTGAGCTCAGCTGCTCCAAAGACATCCAGTACCTCAAG GACTCCCTGGCACTGGGGAAAACAGAGGAGGAGGCGCTGAAGCACTTCCGAGTGAAGTTTAATGAAGCCCTCCGTGAGAGCTGGAAAACCAAAGTGAACTGGCTGGCCCACAACGTGTCCAAGGACAACAGGCAGTAG
- the PIK3CD gene encoding phosphatidylinositol 4,5-bisphosphate 3-kinase catalytic subunit delta isoform isoform X8, with the protein MLCKTVSSSEVSVCSEPVWKQRLEFDIHICDLPRMARLCFALYAVIEKAKKARSTKKKSKKADCPIAWANLMLFDYKDQLKTGERCLYMWPSVPDEKGELLNPTGTVRSNPNTDSAAALLICLPEVAPHPVYYPALEKILELGRHSECVHVTEEEQLQLREILERRGSGELYEHEKDLVWKLRHEVQEHFPEALARLLLVTKWNKHEDVAQMLYLLCSWPELPVLSALELLDFSFPDCHVGSFAIKSLRKLTDDELFQYLLQLVQVLKYESYLDCELTKFLLDRALANRKIGHFLFWHLRSEMHVPSVALRFGLILEAYCRGSTHHMKVLMKQGEALSKLKALNDFVKLSSQKTPKPQTKELMHLCMRQEAYLEALSHLQSPLDPSTLLAEVCVEQCTFMDSKMKPLWIMYSNEEAGSGGSVGIIFKNGDDLRQDMLTLQMIQLMDVLWKQEGLDLRMTPYGCLPTGDRTGLIEVVLRSDTIANIQLNKSNMAATAAFNKDALLNWLKSKNPGEALDRAIEEFTLSCAGYCVATYVLGIGDRHSDNIMIRESGQLFHIDFGHFLGNFKTKFGINRERVPFILTYDFVHVIQQGKTNNSEKFERFRGYCERAYTILRRHGLLFLHLFALMRAAGLPELSCSKDIQYLKDSLALGKTEEEALKHFRVKFNEALRESWKTKVNWLAHNVSKDNRQ; encoded by the exons ATGCTGTGCAAGACGGTGTCCAGCTCGGAGGTGAGCGTGTGCTCGGAACCTGTGTGGAAGCAGCGGCTAGAGTTCGACATCCACATCTGCGACCTGCCCCGCATGGCCCGTCTCTGCTTTGCACTGTACGCCGTGATCGAGAAAGCCAAGAAGGCCCGCTCCACCAAGAAGAAGTCCAAGAAGGCG GACTGCCCCATTGCCTGGGCCAACCTCATGCTGTTTGACTACAAGGACCAGCTTAAGACTGGGGAACGCTGTCTCTACATGTGGCCCTCCGTCCCAG ATGAGAAGGGCGAGCTGCTGAACCCCACAGGCACTGTGCGTAGTAACCCCAACACGGATAGCGCCGCCGCCCTGCTCATCTGCCTGCCTGAGGTGGCCCCGCACCCCGTGTACTATCCCGCCCTGGAGAAG ATCTTGGAGCTGGGGCGGCACAGTGAGTGTGTACATGTCACTGAGGAGGAG CAGCTGCAGCTGCGGGAAATCCTGGAGCGGCGGGGGTCTGGGGAGCTGTATGAGCATGAGAAGGACCTGGTGTGGAAGCTGCGGCACGAAGTCCAGGAGCACTTCCCGGAGGCGCTAGCCCGGCTGCTGCTGGTCACCAAGTGGAACAAGCACGAGGATGTGGcccag ATGCTCTACCTGCTGTGCTCCTGGCCGGAGCTGCCTGTCCTGAGCGCCCTGGAGCTGCTGGACTTCAGCTTCCCTGATTGCCACGTAGGCTCCTTTGCCATCAAGTCGCTGCGGAAACTGAC GGACGATGAGCTGTTCCAGTACTTGCTGCAGCTGGTGCAGGTGCTAAAGTATGAGTCCTACCTGGACTGCGAGCTGACCAAATTCCTGCTGGACCGGGCCCTGGCCAACCGCAAGATCGGCCACTTCCTTTTCTGGCACCTCCG cTCCGAGATGCACGTGCCGTCGGTGGCCCTGCGCTTCGGCCTCATCTTGGAGGCCTACTGCAGGGGCAGCACCCACCACATGAAGGTGCTGATGAAGCAG GGGGAAGCACTGAGCAAACTGAAGGCACTGAACGACTTCGTCAAGCTGAGCTCTCAGAAGACCCCCAAGCCCCAGACGAAGGAGCTGATGCACTTGTGCATGCGGCAGGAGGCCTACCTAGAGGCCCTCTCCCACCTGCAGTCCCCACTCGACCCCAGCACCCTGCTGGCTGAAGTCTG TGTGGAGCAGTGCACCTTCATGGACTCCAAGATGAAGCCCCTGTGGATCATGTACAGCAACGAGGAGGCAGGCAGCGGCGGCAGCGTGGGCATCATCTTTAAGAACGGGGATG ACCTCCGGCAGGACATGCTGACCCTGCAGATGATCCAGCTCATGGACGTCCTGTGGAAGCAGGAGGGGCTGGACCTGAG GATGACCCCCTACGGCTGCCTCCCCACCGGGGACCGCACAGGCCTCATTGAGGTGGTACTCCGCTCAGACACCATTGCCAACATCCAACTCAACAAGAGCAACATGGCAGCCACAGCCGCCTTCAACAAGGATGCCCTGCTCAACTGGCTGAAGTCCAAGAACCCAGG GGAGGCCCTGGATCGAGCCATTGAGGAGTTCACCCTCTCCTGTGCTGGCTACTGTGTGGCCACATACGTGCTGGGCATCGGCGATCGGCACAGCGACAACATCATGATCCGAGAGAGTGGGCAG ctgTTCCACATTGATTTTGGCCACTTTCTGGGGAATTTCAAGACCAAGTTTGGAATCAACCGTGAGCGTGTCCCATTCATCCTCACCTATGACTTTGTCCATGTGATTCAGCAGGGGAAGACTAATAACAGTGAGAAATTTGAAAG GTTCCGGGGCTACTGTGAAAGGGCCTACACCATCCTGCGGCGCCATGGGCTTCTCTTCCTCCACCTCTTTGCCCTGATGCGGGCGGCAGGCCTGCCTGAGCTCAGCTGCTCCAAAGACATCCAGTACCTCAAG GACTCCCTGGCACTGGGGAAAACAGAGGAGGAGGCGCTGAAGCACTTCCGAGTGAAGTTTAATGAAGCCCTCCGTGAGAGCTGGAAAACCAAAGTGAACTGGCTGGCCCACAACGTGTCCAAGGACAACAGGCAGTAG
- the PIK3CD gene encoding phosphatidylinositol 4,5-bisphosphate 3-kinase catalytic subunit delta isoform isoform X7: MSTCTAATRSASSSCLHSGLTPHLTMVHSSSILAMRDEQSNPAPQVQKPRAKPPPIPAKKPFSVSLWSLEQPFCIELIQGSKVNADERMKLVVQAGLFHGNEMLCKTVSSSEVSVCSEPVWKQRLEFDIHICDLPRMARLCFALYAVIEKAKKARSTKKKSKKADCPIAWANLMLFDYKDQLKTGERCLYMWPSVPDEKGELLNPTGTVRSNPNTDSAAALLICLPEVAPHPVYYPALEKILELGRHSECVHVTEEEQLQLREILERRGSGELYEHEKDLVWKLRHEVQEHFPEALARLLLVTKWNKHEDVAQMLYLLCSWPELPVLSALELLDFSFPDCHVGSFAIKSLRKLTDDELFQYLLQLVQVLKYESYLDCELTKFLLDRALANRKIGHFLFWHLRSEMHVPSVALRFGLILEAYCRGSTHHMKVLMKQGEALSKLKALNDFVKLSSQKTPKPQTKELMHLCMRQEAYLEALSHLQSPLDPSTLLAEVCVEQCTFMDSKMKPLWIMYSNEEAGSGGSVGIIFKNGDDLRQDMLTLQMIQLMDVLWKQEGLDLRMTPYGCLPTGDRTGLIEVVLRSDTIANIQLNKSNMAATAAFNKDALLNWLKSKNPGEALDRAIEEFTLSCAGYCVATYVLGIGDRHSDNIMIRESGQLFHIDFGHFLGNFKTKFGINRERVPFILTYDFVHVIQQGKTNNSEKFERFRGYCERAYTILRRHGLLFLHLFALMRAAGLPELSCSKDIQYLKDSLALGKTEEEALKHFRVKFNEALRESWKTKVNWLAHNVSKDNRQ; the protein is encoded by the exons ATGAGTACCTGTACGGCAGCTACCCGCTCTGCCAGTTCCAG CTGCCTGCACAGTGGGCTGACCCCTCACCTGACCATGGTCCATTCCTCCTCCATCCTCGCCATGCGGGATGAGCAGAGCAACCCTGCCCCCCAGGTCCAGAAACCACGTGCCAAGCCGCCTCCCATTCCTGCAAAGAAG cccttctctgtgtccctgtggtCCCTGGAGCAGCCGTTCTGCATCGAGCTCATCCAGGGCAGCAAAGTGAACGCCGACGAGCGGATGAAG CTGGTGGTGCAGGCAGGGCTTTTCCACGGCAACGAGATGCTGTGCAAGACGGTGTCCAGCTCGGAGGTGAGCGTGTGCTCGGAACCTGTGTGGAAGCAGCGGCTAGAGTTCGACATCCACATCTGCGACCTGCCCCGCATGGCCCGTCTCTGCTTTGCACTGTACGCCGTGATCGAGAAAGCCAAGAAGGCCCGCTCCACCAAGAAGAAGTCCAAGAAGGCG GACTGCCCCATTGCCTGGGCCAACCTCATGCTGTTTGACTACAAGGACCAGCTTAAGACTGGGGAACGCTGTCTCTACATGTGGCCCTCCGTCCCAG ATGAGAAGGGCGAGCTGCTGAACCCCACAGGCACTGTGCGTAGTAACCCCAACACGGATAGCGCCGCCGCCCTGCTCATCTGCCTGCCTGAGGTGGCCCCGCACCCCGTGTACTATCCCGCCCTGGAGAAG ATCTTGGAGCTGGGGCGGCACAGTGAGTGTGTACATGTCACTGAGGAGGAG CAGCTGCAGCTGCGGGAAATCCTGGAGCGGCGGGGGTCTGGGGAGCTGTATGAGCATGAGAAGGACCTGGTGTGGAAGCTGCGGCACGAAGTCCAGGAGCACTTCCCGGAGGCGCTAGCCCGGCTGCTGCTGGTCACCAAGTGGAACAAGCACGAGGATGTGGcccag ATGCTCTACCTGCTGTGCTCCTGGCCGGAGCTGCCTGTCCTGAGCGCCCTGGAGCTGCTGGACTTCAGCTTCCCTGATTGCCACGTAGGCTCCTTTGCCATCAAGTCGCTGCGGAAACTGAC GGACGATGAGCTGTTCCAGTACTTGCTGCAGCTGGTGCAGGTGCTAAAGTATGAGTCCTACCTGGACTGCGAGCTGACCAAATTCCTGCTGGACCGGGCCCTGGCCAACCGCAAGATCGGCCACTTCCTTTTCTGGCACCTCCG cTCCGAGATGCACGTGCCGTCGGTGGCCCTGCGCTTCGGCCTCATCTTGGAGGCCTACTGCAGGGGCAGCACCCACCACATGAAGGTGCTGATGAAGCAG GGGGAAGCACTGAGCAAACTGAAGGCACTGAACGACTTCGTCAAGCTGAGCTCTCAGAAGACCCCCAAGCCCCAGACGAAGGAGCTGATGCACTTGTGCATGCGGCAGGAGGCCTACCTAGAGGCCCTCTCCCACCTGCAGTCCCCACTCGACCCCAGCACCCTGCTGGCTGAAGTCTG TGTGGAGCAGTGCACCTTCATGGACTCCAAGATGAAGCCCCTGTGGATCATGTACAGCAACGAGGAGGCAGGCAGCGGCGGCAGCGTGGGCATCATCTTTAAGAACGGGGATG ACCTCCGGCAGGACATGCTGACCCTGCAGATGATCCAGCTCATGGACGTCCTGTGGAAGCAGGAGGGGCTGGACCTGAG GATGACCCCCTACGGCTGCCTCCCCACCGGGGACCGCACAGGCCTCATTGAGGTGGTACTCCGCTCAGACACCATTGCCAACATCCAACTCAACAAGAGCAACATGGCAGCCACAGCCGCCTTCAACAAGGATGCCCTGCTCAACTGGCTGAAGTCCAAGAACCCAGG GGAGGCCCTGGATCGAGCCATTGAGGAGTTCACCCTCTCCTGTGCTGGCTACTGTGTGGCCACATACGTGCTGGGCATCGGCGATCGGCACAGCGACAACATCATGATCCGAGAGAGTGGGCAG ctgTTCCACATTGATTTTGGCCACTTTCTGGGGAATTTCAAGACCAAGTTTGGAATCAACCGTGAGCGTGTCCCATTCATCCTCACCTATGACTTTGTCCATGTGATTCAGCAGGGGAAGACTAATAACAGTGAGAAATTTGAAAG GTTCCGGGGCTACTGTGAAAGGGCCTACACCATCCTGCGGCGCCATGGGCTTCTCTTCCTCCACCTCTTTGCCCTGATGCGGGCGGCAGGCCTGCCTGAGCTCAGCTGCTCCAAAGACATCCAGTACCTCAAG GACTCCCTGGCACTGGGGAAAACAGAGGAGGAGGCGCTGAAGCACTTCCGAGTGAAGTTTAATGAAGCCCTCCGTGAGAGCTGGAAAACCAAAGTGAACTGGCTGGCCCACAACGTGTCCAAGGACAACAGGCAGTAG
- the PIK3CD gene encoding phosphatidylinositol 4,5-bisphosphate 3-kinase catalytic subunit delta isoform isoform X6, which produces MPPGVDCPMEFWTKEENQSVVVDFLLPTGVYLNFPVSRNANLSTIKQLLWHRAQYEPLFHMLSGPEAYVFTCINQTAEQQELEDEQRRLCDVQPFLPVLRLVAREGDRVKKLINSQISLLIGKGLHEFDSLCDPEVNDFRAKMCQFCEEAAARRQQLGWEAWLQYSFPLQLEPSARTWGPGTLRLPNRALLVNVKFEGSEESFTFQVSTKDVPLALMACALRKKATVFRQPLVEQPEDYTLQVNGRHEYLYGSYPLCQFQYICSCLHSGLTPHLTMVHSSSILAMRDEQSNPAPQVQKPRAKPPPIPAKKPFSVSLWSLEQPFCIELIQGSKVNADERMKLVVQAGLFHGNEMLCKTVSSSEVSVCSEPVWKQRLEFDIHICDLPRMARLCFALYAVIEKAKKARSTKKKSKKADCPIAWANLMLFDYKDQLKTGERCLYMWPSVPDEKGELLNPTGTVRSNPNTDSAAALLICLPEVAPHPVYYPALEKILELGRHSECVHVTEEELQLREILERRGSGELYEHEKDLVWKLRHEVQEHFPEALARLLLVTKWNKHEDVAQMLYLLCSWPELPVLSALELLDFSFPDCHVGSFAIKSLRKLTSEMHVPSVALRFGLILEAYCRGSTHHMKVLMKQGEALSKLKALNDFVKLSSQKTPKPQTKELMHLCMRQEAYLEALSHLQSPLDPSTLLAEVCVEQCTFMDSKMKPLWIMYSNEEAGSGGSVGIIFKNGDDLRQDMLTLQMIQLMDVLWKQEGLDLRMTPYGCLPTGDRTGLIEVVLRSDTIANIQLNKSNMAATAAFNKDALLNWLKSKNPGEALDRAIEEFTLSCAGYCVATYVLGIGDRHSDNIMIRESGQLFHIDFGHFLGNFKTKFGINRERVPFILTYDFVHVIQQGKTNNSEKFERFRGYCERAYTILRRHGLLFLHLFALMRAAGLPELSCSKDIQYLKDSLALGKTEEEALKHFRVKFNEALRESWKTKVNWLAHNVSKDNRQ; this is translated from the exons ATGCCCCCTGGGGTGGACTGCCCCATGGAATTCTGGACCAAGGAGGAGAATCAGAGCGTCGTGGTTGACTTCCTGCTGCCCACAGGGGTCTACCTGAACTTCCCTGTGTCCCGCAATGCCAACCTCAGCACCATCAAGCAG CTGCTGTGGCACCGCGCCCAGTATGAGCCACTCTTCCACATGCTCAGTGGCCCCGAGGCCTATGTGTTCACCTGCATCAACCAGACGGCGGAGCAGCAGGAGCTGGAGGATGAGCAACGGCGTCTGTGCGACGTGCAGCCCTTCCTGCCCGTCCTGCGCCTGGTGGCCCGCGAGGGCGACCGCGTGAAGAAGCTCATCAACTCGCAGATCAGCCTCCTCATCGGCAAAG GCCTCCACGAGTTTGACTCCTTGTGCGACCCAGAAGTGAACGACTTTCGTGCCAAGATGTGCCAGTTCTGCGAGGAGGCGGCCGCCCGCCGGCAGCAGCTGGGCTGGGAGGCCTGGTTGCAGTACAGCTTCCCCCTGCAGCTGGAGCCCTCGGCTCGAACCTGGGGCCCTGGCACCCTGCGGCTCCCAAACCGGGCCCTCCTGGTCAACGTCAAGTTTGAGGGCAGCGAG gaGAGCTTCACCTTCCAGGTGTCCACCAAGGACGTGCCGCTGGCGCTGATGGCCTGTGCCCTGCGGAAGAAGGCCACGGTGTTCCGGCAGCCGCTGGTGGAGCAGCCGGAAGACTACACGCTGCAGGTGAACGGCAGGCATGAGTACCTGTACGGCAGCTACCCGCTCTGCCAGTTCCAG TACATCTGCAGCTGCCTGCACAGTGGGCTGACCCCTCACCTGACCATGGTCCATTCCTCCTCCATCCTCGCCATGCGGGATGAGCAGAGCAACCCTGCCCCCCAGGTCCAGAAACCACGTGCCAAGCCGCCTCCCATTCCTGCAAAGAAG cccttctctgtgtccctgtggtCCCTGGAGCAGCCGTTCTGCATCGAGCTCATCCAGGGCAGCAAAGTGAACGCCGACGAGCGGATGAAG CTGGTGGTGCAGGCAGGGCTTTTCCACGGCAACGAGATGCTGTGCAAGACGGTGTCCAGCTCGGAGGTGAGCGTGTGCTCGGAACCTGTGTGGAAGCAGCGGCTAGAGTTCGACATCCACATCTGCGACCTGCCCCGCATGGCCCGTCTCTGCTTTGCACTGTACGCCGTGATCGAGAAAGCCAAGAAGGCCCGCTCCACCAAGAAGAAGTCCAAGAAGGCG GACTGCCCCATTGCCTGGGCCAACCTCATGCTGTTTGACTACAAGGACCAGCTTAAGACTGGGGAACGCTGTCTCTACATGTGGCCCTCCGTCCCAG ATGAGAAGGGCGAGCTGCTGAACCCCACAGGCACTGTGCGTAGTAACCCCAACACGGATAGCGCCGCCGCCCTGCTCATCTGCCTGCCTGAGGTGGCCCCGCACCCCGTGTACTATCCCGCCCTGGAGAAG ATCTTGGAGCTGGGGCGGCACAGTGAGTGTGTACATGTCACTGAGGAGGAG CTGCAGCTGCGGGAAATCCTGGAGCGGCGGGGGTCTGGGGAGCTGTATGAGCATGAGAAGGACCTGGTGTGGAAGCTGCGGCACGAAGTCCAGGAGCACTTCCCGGAGGCGCTAGCCCGGCTGCTGCTGGTCACCAAGTGGAACAAGCACGAGGATGTGGcccag ATGCTCTACCTGCTGTGCTCCTGGCCGGAGCTGCCTGTCCTGAGCGCCCTGGAGCTGCTGGACTTCAGCTTCCCTGATTGCCACGTAGGCTCCTTTGCCATCAAGTCGCTGCGGAAACTGAC cTCCGAGATGCACGTGCCGTCGGTGGCCCTGCGCTTCGGCCTCATCTTGGAGGCCTACTGCAGGGGCAGCACCCACCACATGAAGGTGCTGATGAAGCAG GGGGAAGCACTGAGCAAACTGAAGGCACTGAACGACTTCGTCAAGCTGAGCTCTCAGAAGACCCCCAAGCCCCAGACGAAGGAGCTGATGCACTTGTGCATGCGGCAGGAGGCCTACCTAGAGGCCCTCTCCCACCTGCAGTCCCCACTCGACCCCAGCACCCTGCTGGCTGAAGTCTG TGTGGAGCAGTGCACCTTCATGGACTCCAAGATGAAGCCCCTGTGGATCATGTACAGCAACGAGGAGGCAGGCAGCGGCGGCAGCGTGGGCATCATCTTTAAGAACGGGGATG ACCTCCGGCAGGACATGCTGACCCTGCAGATGATCCAGCTCATGGACGTCCTGTGGAAGCAGGAGGGGCTGGACCTGAG GATGACCCCCTACGGCTGCCTCCCCACCGGGGACCGCACAGGCCTCATTGAGGTGGTACTCCGCTCAGACACCATTGCCAACATCCAACTCAACAAGAGCAACATGGCAGCCACAGCCGCCTTCAACAAGGATGCCCTGCTCAACTGGCTGAAGTCCAAGAACCCAGG GGAGGCCCTGGATCGAGCCATTGAGGAGTTCACCCTCTCCTGTGCTGGCTACTGTGTGGCCACATACGTGCTGGGCATCGGCGATCGGCACAGCGACAACATCATGATCCGAGAGAGTGGGCAG ctgTTCCACATTGATTTTGGCCACTTTCTGGGGAATTTCAAGACCAAGTTTGGAATCAACCGTGAGCGTGTCCCATTCATCCTCACCTATGACTTTGTCCATGTGATTCAGCAGGGGAAGACTAATAACAGTGAGAAATTTGAAAG GTTCCGGGGCTACTGTGAAAGGGCCTACACCATCCTGCGGCGCCATGGGCTTCTCTTCCTCCACCTCTTTGCCCTGATGCGGGCGGCAGGCCTGCCTGAGCTCAGCTGCTCCAAAGACATCCAGTACCTCAAG GACTCCCTGGCACTGGGGAAAACAGAGGAGGAGGCGCTGAAGCACTTCCGAGTGAAGTTTAATGAAGCCCTCCGTGAGAGCTGGAAAACCAAAGTGAACTGGCTGGCCCACAACGTGTCCAAGGACAACAGGCAGTAG